CATCTCTATAAAATCGAGTTGTGCTTTAATATCTAGCCCTACTGTCGGTTCATCAAGCAATATCGCTCTAATAGGGTGAACCAAAGCCCGTGCTACAATACATTTACGTAACTCACCTGTAGACATTTGATCCACACGCTTATCACGTAGATGTACAATACCCAACCGCTCCATAGCACTCTCAGCCGCACTCATCTGATCTTTTGAATTCTGTAAATGATCAAACAGCCCTATCGTTCCGTAAAATCCACTCAGCACCGTTTCAAAACCACTAAGATATCCACAATCAAATGCGAAACGGGTATGCAGATCGTTTGTCACAACCCCCAAATGTTTACGCAGTTCGGTGACCACCCATCGCTCATGACCCAATATCTCATGTCTACATTCTCCCCCTATAATCGATGGGTATAGCTCACAATTAATCAGCTTGATTAAACTCGATTTACCTGAACCATTTGCCCCAAGTATGACACAGTGTTCCCCTTGCTCAATCGACAAAGTGATATTTTTTAAAACGGGGGTAACATCGTATCGAAGTTCGATATTTTCAAAAAAAACTACTTGATTCATTCGGATTCACTTTTATAGTTATAAGAAAATAGTGTATCATAACTACCTATGAAATACTGTACTCACATTATCAATACACCGATCGGCACCATTATGGCTGAATGTGATGGTGAAGCGATCACCAAACTCGACTTTACCGATGAACCCAACCAAATAAGTACATCTGTTCATCCTCTATTACTCCAACTCGAAAATGAGCTATTGGAATATTTTGATAGCAAAAGAACAGTATTCACCCTTCCCCTGAATCCAGAGGGGACACCGTTTCAAAAAGAGGTTTGGAAAATACTTCAAAAAATCCCGTATGGAACCACTATCTCCTATGCCCAAGAATCCAAATGGTTTGGAAATCCGAAAGCTACCCGTGCTGTTGCAAACGCGAATGGTAAAAATCCTATTGCAATCCTCATCCCTTGCCACCGTGTTATCGCTAGCGGTGGTGGACTCGGTGGATACAGTGGAGGGATAGATAAAAAAGAGTTTTTATTAAAATTAGAAAATATCTATCCTAAATCTTAATAGTCATTTCCATCTTTGATCGTAAAATTTGCAAATGCACCTTCGACACTCATCGTATTTTTATATTTTGTCGCCGTTAGTCTAACCGCTTTTGACTCCAAATTACAAATTGCAATACGGAAATTGGATCCCATAAATGGTTCTACAATACAGATAATATTCCCTTCTACTTCACGAGTAGCGTGTATTATCCCTTGTAAATTGCGAAAAAAATACTTAGGATAGCTTAGCGGAGTTATTTCGACAACATCAGCATATCTTTTCTTATCCAGCGTACTAGCAATGGTCATAGCATCATCAAAATTATCAAATTGTATACACCAATCATCAAATATTTTATTAAAATTGTTTAAATCTTCATCCAAAAAACCCCCTGCCGGAGATTGTAAAGCATAGATACTCACGACACACACCTTAAAAAGAAAAAATAGTAAAAACAAAAGTTTATCATTTCATTTTACTTTGACATCCATTTTCATGATCCTCCACCATCCCACACGCCTGCATAAAAGCGTAGATCGTCGTGCTTCCGATAAATTTAAAACCCCGTTTTTTGAGCTCTTTGGTCATGGTATCAGAAATATCTGACGTACATGCTGCACTACGATAATCACTGACATTATTGATAATCGGTTTGCCACTCACTTTTCCCCAAAAATATGCATCCAATGAACCGTACTCTTTTTTGATTTCTACAAAACCACGTGCATTAGAGATAATCGCCTCAATCTTCGGACGGCTTTTTACAACCAGTCCACTCTCTAAAATCCGCACAATGTCATCTTCACTATACAATGCAACACGTTCGAGATTAAACTCTTCGAATACTTCACGATACCCCTCACGCTTTTTGAGGATCGTTAGCCAACTCAATCCTGCCGATTGTGTCTCCAGTGAAAAGAGTTCAAACAAAGCACGGTCATCATGCAAAGCCTTCCCCCACTCTTCATCATGATAGGCGACATAAATCGGATCGTTAAGTTTAACCCATCCACAACGTGACACTGACATATCGTTCTCCCCATTTAAATTACAAATATCATCCACACCCTCTTAGTTAATAAGTGCGTTTATTTTATCCCATAATGCAGTATCAAAACCCGATAAAGCAAAACTTGGATTAGCAGGGTCAGACGCATCACCCATTCTTATTATGACCATCTTTTTACTCGGAATAACATAAATTCTCTGATCTTCCGCACCCATCGCTGAATACATATCCGAAGGGGCATTGGGAACGAGTGGACCTTGAAAAACGGTTTGACCGCCAGGAACCATATAGCTTGTTTTTCCATTCAACCACCATAAATATCCGTAAGAGGGGTTGATACTTTGTGATGTAGTTATGCTTTCATTAAAATAGTTTTCATTGATAATTTGTTCATTACCCCATTTACCTTTATTAAGAGCCAATAATCCAAATCGTGCCATACTGCGAGTGTTACTATGGTATATTGTGAAAATAGCACCATAATTCCAAAAACCCTCCATCCCAATTTTATTTTTCAATTTAGCATCAAAATAAGTTTCAAAACCTTGATTGGTTGAAGCGGCAACCACATCCATCAATATTTGAAATACATTACTGTATGACCATCTTGTTCCGGCATCCGCAAGATAGGTCAAATTACGTTTGACTACCAAATCATTTTCGTCATTTATACCCGATGTCATCGTTAACAAATGCCTTAATGTAATCAAATTTTCTTTTTCAAGAGGTTCGCTAGTCCAACCGGTTCCCAGATAATCAGAAGCTTTATTGTTAATATTTAACAAGCCCTCTTGTTGAGCAATTCCACTCATCGATGATACGAGAGTTTTCCCCGCACTGTTCCATTGCCATGTATCAGAGTTTGTATGTCCGTTCATATACTCTTCCATCACAATTCGCCCATTAACAAGTATCATAAACGATTTAGTATGCTTCTCCGCCAAATAATCCTTTAGAGGTTGTACCGCACTAGCATTCCAATCCAAATTGGATATTGTTCTTGTTTCCCATACAGAACCATCAATCGGCGGAAAATACATACTTTCAGAATAGGGATCGGTAATATTTGCATCAGGGGGAGTCGTAACTGTATTGTCACCATTATTACAACCCGATATGATAGTCATCATTAATACCAAGAACAATGACTTAACTAAAAATGAAAACAACGGCTTTACACTACAGTTACCCATCTCTTTTTGTCCTTAATTTTTTTTAATTAACTAAAAATATTATTTTTTAACTTATATGTAGTTTAAAATCTGACGAATGGGAATAACTACATCTCCCATTCTGGTTTAGCTATCTCAACTAACATTGTTTGTAAGAATGCTTAATAAAAAACTATTGATTTTACTCTATTGTCCCA
The Sulfuricurvum sp. DNA segment above includes these coding regions:
- a CDS encoding methylated-DNA--[protein]-cysteine S-methyltransferase, whose translation is MKYCTHIINTPIGTIMAECDGEAITKLDFTDEPNQISTSVHPLLLQLENELLEYFDSKRTVFTLPLNPEGTPFQKEVWKILQKIPYGTTISYAQESKWFGNPKATRAVANANGKNPIAILIPCHRVIASGGGLGGYSGGIDKKEFLLKLENIYPKS
- a CDS encoding ATP-binding cassette domain-containing protein: MNQVVFFENIELRYDVTPVLKNITLSIEQGEHCVILGANGSGKSSLIKLINCELYPSIIGGECRHEILGHERWVVTELRKHLGVVTNDLHTRFAFDCGYLSGFETVLSGFYGTIGLFDHLQNSKDQMSAAESAMERLGIVHLRDKRVDQMSTGELRKCIVARALVHPIRAILLDEPTVGLDIKAQLDFIEMMRSLARSGTTVILVTHHIEEVFEEIQKAVLIKEGMIVVEGKKEEVLNSDNLSYTFNTPLEIEMRYGRYSIHSKM
- a CDS encoding DNA-3-methyladenine glycosylase I, which codes for MSVSRCGWVKLNDPIYVAYHDEEWGKALHDDRALFELFSLETQSAGLSWLTILKKREGYREVFEEFNLERVALYSEDDIVRILESGLVVKSRPKIEAIISNARGFVEIKKEYGSLDAYFWGKVSGKPIINNVSDYRSAACTSDISDTMTKELKKRGFKFIGSTTIYAFMQACGMVEDHENGCQSKMK
- a CDS encoding serine hydrolase encodes the protein MGNCSVKPLFSFLVKSLFLVLMMTIISGCNNGDNTVTTPPDANITDPYSESMYFPPIDGSVWETRTISNLDWNASAVQPLKDYLAEKHTKSFMILVNGRIVMEEYMNGHTNSDTWQWNSAGKTLVSSMSGIAQQEGLLNINNKASDYLGTGWTSEPLEKENLITLRHLLTMTSGINDENDLVVKRNLTYLADAGTRWSYSNVFQILMDVVAASTNQGFETYFDAKLKNKIGMEGFWNYGAIFTIYHSNTRSMARFGLLALNKGKWGNEQIINENYFNESITTSQSINPSYGYLWWLNGKTSYMVPGGQTVFQGPLVPNAPSDMYSAMGAEDQRIYVIPSKKMVIIRMGDASDPANPSFALSGFDTALWDKINALIN